In the Mesorhizobium sp. M1D.F.Ca.ET.043.01.1.1 genome, GCAGCGGAGGGATAAATCCGACCTCACGCAGAACAGTCGAAACCAGTGGTTTGTAATATGGACCGCCTCGAAAGCATGGAAGTGTTCGTCAAAGCTGTCGACCTCGGCTCGTTCGCGGCCGCCGCGGCGGCACTCGACCTGTCAGGCCCGATGGTCGGCAAGCATGTCCGCTTGCTCGAGGAGCGGCTGGGCGTGCGCCTCATCAACCGCACGACGCGCCGGCAGAGCCTGACCGATTTCGGGCGCGCCTATTACGAGCGCTGCCGGATCGTGCTGGCGGAAGCGGAAGCCGCGGATGCGCTGGCTGCCGACCAATTGCACGAGCCGCGCGGAAAATTGCGCGTGACGATGCCGGCGCATTTCGGCCGCCACTGCGTCACGCCGGTCCTGCTCGAGCTTGCCCGGCGTTATCCGACGCTGGAGCTCGACCTGTCGCTCAGCGACCGCTTCGCCGATCTCGTCGAGGACGGTTTTGACCTCGCGATCCGCACCGGAACGCTGGATGACAGGGCCGGCATAATCGCGCGCCGCGTCGCGCGCCAGCGCATGATCGTCTGCGCTTCGCCCATCCACGTCGAAAGGTTCGGCCGGCCGCGTCGGCTCGAAGATATCGCCGGCCATCAGGCGATCATCTACCGGCGGCTCGGCCAGGCGCTGCAGCCGTGGCTGTTCCCGCGCGACGACGGTTCGGTCACGGAGATCGCGCCGACCGGGCGGCTGCGGCTCGACGATCTCGACGCCATCGCGGATGCCGCAACCG is a window encoding:
- a CDS encoding LysR family transcriptional regulator, producing the protein MDRLESMEVFVKAVDLGSFAAAAAALDLSGPMVGKHVRLLEERLGVRLINRTTRRQSLTDFGRAYYERCRIVLAEAEAADALAADQLHEPRGKLRVTMPAHFGRHCVTPVLLELARRYPTLELDLSLSDRFADLVEDGFDLAIRTGTLDDRAGIIARRVARQRMIVCASPIHVERFGRPRRLEDIAGHQAIIYRRLGQALQPWLFPRDDGSVTEIAPTGRLRLDDLDAIADAATDGMGLAWLPYWLVRGRVEAGTLLRLLPDQPDYLYDCHALWLQTPHLPLKVRLAVDALAAGLPKMMS